In one Vidua chalybeata isolate OUT-0048 chromosome 4, bVidCha1 merged haplotype, whole genome shotgun sequence genomic region, the following are encoded:
- the SMIM18 gene encoding small integral membrane protein 18 — protein MATLNSTHWNETTTSISQYLGFQVQKIYPFHDNWNTACFVILIIFIFTVVSLVVLAFLYELLDCCCCVKNKTVKDLENEPNPVRAMMNSFRKRDTEVV, from the coding sequence ATGGCAACCCTCAACAGCACCCACTGGAATGAGACTACTACATCCATTTCCCAGTATCTGGGCTTCCAAGTGCAAAAAATTTACCCTTTCCATGACAACTGGAACACTGCCTGCTTTGTTATCCTGATCATATTCATCTTCACTGTAGTTTCTCTGGTGGTGTTGGCTTTCCTGTATGAGCTGctggactgctgctgctgcgtgaaaaacaaaactgtgaaaGACTTGGAGAACGAGCCCAATCCGGTCAGAGCAATGATGAACAGCTTCAGGAAGCGTGACACAGAGGTGGTGTAG